One stretch of Poecilia reticulata strain Guanapo linkage group LG21, Guppy_female_1.0+MT, whole genome shotgun sequence DNA includes these proteins:
- the snw1 gene encoding SNW domain-containing protein 1: MSLTSFLPAPTQLSQDQLEAEERLRAQKSHSTAVVASRREPPPYGHRKGWVPRSLEDFGDGGAFPEIHVAQFPLEMGRKKKTSNALAVQVDAEGKIKYDAIARQGQGKDKVVFSKYTDLLPKEVLKDDAQELQRPDEEAVRELTEKTRSALEKQVSQKIAAAMPVRAADKQAPAQYIRYTPSQQGVAFNSGAKQRVIRMVEMQKDPMEPPRFKINKKIPRGPPSPPAPVMHSPSRKMTVKEQQEWKIPPCISNWKNAKGYTIPLDKRLAADGRGLQTVHINENFAKLAEALYIADRKAREAVEMRAQVEKKMAQKEKEKKEEKLRELAQMARDQRAGIKSHGDKGGEDSEARERDIIRHDRRKDRQHDRNISRAAPDKRSKLQRDQDRDVSELIALGKPNPRTTSEAQYDQRLFNQSKGMDSGFAGGEDETYNVYDQPFRSGRDMASNIYRPTKNVDKDAYADDFDSLMQNNRFAPDKEFSGSDHGQRREGPVQFEEDPFGLDKFLEQAKQHGGSKRPSTSNRSKDDYHDKKRRKE, from the exons atgtctCTTACGAG CTTTTTACCAGCCCcgacgcagctgtcgcaggaccagctggaggcagaggagaggCTCCGGGCCCAAAAGTCCCACTCCACCGCAGTGGTGGCATCCCGCAGAGAGCCGCCTCCTTACGGACACAGAAAAGGCTGGGTGCCCCGCTCGCTTGAG GATTTTGGAGATGGAGGCGCTTTCCCAGAAATCCACGTGGCCCAGTTTCCACTGGAGATGGGCAGGAAGAAGAAGACATCCAATGCCCTGGCAGTGCAAGTGGATGCAGAAGGAAAAATCAAATATGACGCCATCGCAAGACAAGGCCAGGGGAAGGATAAG GTGGTCTTCAGCAAATACACAGACCTGCTCCCAAAGGAAGTTCTAAAAGATGATGCTCAGGAGCTCCAGAGGCCTGATGAGGAGGCTGTGAGAGAG CTGACGGAGAAAACTCGATCCGCCCTGGAGAAGCAGGTTTCTCAAAAGATCGCTGCCGCCATGCCTGTAAGAGCTGCGGACAAGCAGGCCCCTGCACAATACATCAG ATATACGCCGTCCCAGCAGGGAGTGGCTTTTAATTCTGGCGCCAAACAGAGAGTGATCCGTATGGTGGagatgcagaaagaccccatgGAGCCTCCTCGCTTTAA AATCAACAAGAAGATTCCCAGAGGACCTCCGTCACCGCCGGCCCCCGTCATGCATTCTCCTAGCAGAAAA ATGACAGTCAAAGAGCAGCAGGAGTGGAAGATTCCTCCGTGCATCTCCAACTGGAAGAACGCAAAG GGCTACACCATCCCACTAGACAAGCGACTGGCTGCTGATGGAAGGGGTCTGCAAACAGTTCACATTAACGAGAACTTTGCCAAGCTGGCCGAGGCTCTCTATATTGCAGACAGAAAG GCCAGAGAAGCGGTGGAGATGCGAGCGCAGGTGGAGAAGAAGATGGCTcaaaaggagaaggagaagaaggaggagaagctgaGGGAGCTGGCTCAGATGGCCCGAGACCAGAGGGCCGGGATCAAGAGCCACGGCGATAAAG GCGGCGAGGACAGCGAGGCCAGGGAGCGTGACATAATCCGCCACGACAGGAGGAAAGACCGGCAGCACGACAGGAACATTTCCAGGGCAGCTCCCGATAAGAG ATCGAAGCTCCAGAGAGATCAGGACAGAGACGTCAGCGAGCTCATCGCTCTGGGCAAGCCCAACCCTCGGACCACCAGTGAAGCTCAGTACGACCAGCGACTCTTCAACCAGAGCAAG ggcatGGACAGTGGTTTTGCTGGCGGCGAAGATGAGACCTACAACGTGTACGACCAGCCGTTCCGCAGCGGCAGAGACATGGCCTCCAACATCTACAGACCCACCAAAAACGTCGACAAAGACGCCTACGCGGACGACTTCGACTCTCTTATGCAGAACAACAG attcGCTCCAGACAAAGAGTTCTCCGGCTCGGACCACGGGCAGAGGCGTGAAGGGCCTGTGCAGTTTGAAGAGGATCCCTTCGGTCTGGATAAGTTTCTGGAGCAGGCCAAACAGCACGGCGGCTCCAAGAGGCCGTCCACCAGCAACCGCTCCAAGGACGACTACCACGACAAGAAACGCAGAAAGGAATGA